TTTctctaaaaaaatattcttttccacATTTTCTTGAATGTTATGTGTACCACTTGATGTATAGATTTCTTCCTTTTCCACTAATACATCTGTTTGACAATTCCCATTAACAGAAGCTACTTCAGATTTGACGGATGTACGACTTAATGTAGTTGGGGACAATCTACTGACGGTCAAACTTTGTGGAGGTGTTCTGCTGCGTTCAGTCATTGCACAGCACAATGAAAGTTTTGTACTAGTATGAGATCCATGTTGTGAATTTTccattttagaatttttatttgaattacCATCTTTATAAGATGTTTCCAAGCATCCAACCTTGGTTTTTTTATTCATAAGCATGCGGCAAAgagattttttcttttgttttgtcTTAGGAGAAATGTCTGTTTTAACAACATTTGTCGTATTAGACACATCATTCTCTTCGTATTGATCCATagcaatattttaattttttactttgAACACAGTATAAGTAATTcagtattaattaataaattacttcactattAATTGTGAGAAGTATACCACTTAGAAAACTTTAATAATGTAGgtctattttatatatattactaCAAAATAAACCAAGATTTAGGTATTTACAAAGTGATTTTCAAGATGTTTTACAATTATAATCACTTTTttcaatataatgtataatataattaatgatCATTTTAATGTTTATGATCATTAATAGCACAATTGTACAATGTAGACTAGAATTGTAAAACAAGATATTTTATCTTGTcaacataaataatattttatcttgTTAATAGTTTATTATCAGCATATTTCTTgtgtttaaataaatacatttagtattatattaataaGTAATTGCActtcaaatattaataaatttaacactTTCATATAGAATAATTTATATGGAATAATTAGACTAAAAGTAAATAATACATATTTGTAAATGTACTATTTAGAAtgataattcaattttcaattctccTTGATTTATTTGCTTAGGCACAATATTCATCTTCCTTACATGTACACATTTATACTTAATTATGTCCAGGAACTACTGtcgtaaatttttttataatattgtgctgtaaattaaattcaataaaACAAGCATTGTGCCAGTTGAATATAAAAAGTGAATTTGGTTTAAGTTGCGTACACTTTTCTTATATTGTTACGAAATTCACTTTGACTTTGAGTCTCACATTGGCAATGCATTGACACGTCATTCACGTCAAAATCCATAACAAACTGCATTGCGATTGAAAATACTTGACAAACGATTATTAACTCTAACTTCCGCTTCCATTTTTAAATGAATAGTAAAACAAACGACATAATACGTATATTATGttctttaaaaattaacaaCGGTCCTCATTATAATTAGTATTTTCGCAACAATTGCTCTTATTACGCATCAACTGTCACGCGTCCGAATACTGTATCATTCACCACTTTGGGGCTGATTTCTGAACTTGCGCAGCTATCAGTCAAGCAGACGACAACGTTATCACATTATAATACACCTTTAGAATTTGATATTCTCTTAGTTAACatgcaataaaattaatacaatgaaaaataaaattatggaattagcaaaatttctttaCCAGTATTTAAGAaaagattatttttcatttttaagttGAAAACATATCTGTCAAAATGAGCAGACGGCATTTATGAGCGCCATATTGTTGGCAGGAGCCACTGTGACGCAATATACTTCGATGCCACTGTACGCACATGAGTAAGTTACAGGTAAATATACCTCGTTGGCCAGCCGTTTGGCGGGTTGCGTCACTATAATGTTTGTTTACGTTGCGATAAGTGTACATACGTCTGAAGAAATGCGAATATACAATTGAATTatgatataaaatatacaaatgttaATCTTAAATAATTTCTGTATTATAGGTAAACAaacatattttaatttcataccGCTTACCAATCATAGACGTCAATTATACCAATTtaatatgaaattaaatttaaataaatatcataCGTGTTTAACGCGTAGTGCCGTTTAATCTGTAATTAAACTTCGATAATGATGTTTATTATAAAAGTACTTAACTATACAAACTTTATCTCTTTATCGAAGATTCGAGAATGTCGCAGAAGCCCAGTATGCAGATATAGGAAATAAAAGTGTGTGTATACATATGGTTGCCGCGGTTTTCTAAATATTCGTTTAAAGTACCTATAGACAAAAATGATGCAATTCAGACTTTATAATTCTTAAGGTTTGATTATAGAGAATATACAATAGTACTAGATGGAAATCGATAGATCATCTCGACACAAATTGTATACAGTGATAAAAAAAATGCCGCAACATGGTAAGTAATATTAATAAAGAACTTAATAGTAAGTACATCTAATCAAATCATTTTTAGAAACTTACGTCTACGATCTACTAAATAGCCATAAGTTTCGttctaaattataaataatatactatTTAAATGAACATAAAATTcgatatacatatttaaatactgaaaaaagtgtattaaatttattttaaaaaaaaactgaataattaagataaattttaataaaaagtaaaaaatatttatcaaaacagtttaaaattttgcaaatttttgaaattattgaatgcACTTTATGTATAAAAAGATCAAGTACATAACCATCTATCTTATGTCCTTAATAATTTCGATTTTTGTATAATAACTTCAGAATATATTATCCTTTTTTTTTAAGCAATTTAACAAAAAGTTAAGTTTCTTGAATAATTGCTCCGATTATATAAGCAGAATTTTAATGAAAGAAAATTCTGTAAATATAAATCGCAAATATGGACGGTGTTAGGCGTCACCAAAAATTGAATTAGTTTTTACGATGTTAATAGTACGATAATTAATACGTATTAAATTGTAATTCAAATACACACACGGTGTTGTATTTATATTAGAAATAAAGTTTTACAGGTAATCGTGAATAATCAGTACATTTTGAATcttataattgtaatatttttgattacattaattttacaatGAGTGAAATAgtatatgaaataaaataacgttTTCTAAAATTCATGATTTAACAAATGCATTcaaaatatgtacatatgtaaacGTGTACGTATGTAACCCTTATGTAAATGTACGGTCCAATTTATGTGCATGATCTGTAATGTATGAGTATAAaggtttttataaatataatagtaacttcatatattaaaattgtatagttaaaaattcaaattactaTAAGAAGAAATATGAAGTAGTGGTTTGTTGATCAAGAAAGATCATAGATGTATGACGAGGGAGAATGTACGGATGCAAACGGATGAGTGAGAAAGACTAATATCAAAGGGAGCAAGATAGAAACGTAATTCGCGCCGCCACCGCGAGGTGTCAGCATTGCATGCGGCTCGCTCGCTAGCGGCCACCATTGTTGAAATTCTGCTTTGGTTGATGCCCTGACGATTTTTTGGTCAAAAATCGTAAATTCGCCAGCCCCTGGCAAGGGCTTTGTGCGGAAGGTGCGTATCCCGTGATAAGCCCGTGACTATGTCTAAACTATAGCGGCCGTCAGTGGCATGTTTCGTGATTAAGGGCCCACCGGGAAAACCCAGTGAAATCGAGTGTGCCCATCGATTTACGTGAAAGAAAGAGGCACCCATGTCCGTGTCGTGTGTCTTGTCGGGGTGTTGGTGTTGTGTGCGGTGCCTGAATTGTGCATGGTACAtacgtgcgtgcatgcgtgccgGTACAATGCAACGCGTTTACCTCGCGCAACATACAATCTGTCGATCCTAGATCCTGTTGCTCAGAGTGAAAACTTAAATTATCTGAGTGTGTCGAGAGTGAGATACTTAGGCGTCAGATAGAGATCGCGCAAGTACTTGCAATTTTTGAATAGGTGCACGTTGTTCCGCGTGTCGGCACACGCGGTTCGCGCGTTGTGGATGATACTGTCCAGGTGCGGGAACTACATCCCTGCTTCACTGTTTcgtttgtgtgtgtgtgcagTTTCACAGGGTTAGATGTCTTCTTCTTTCCACGCTTTGCACGTTGAGCGTGCATAGGCGTGTGCACGCGCGAACGCACGTCATTGATGTATGTATGCATACGCGCGCCCGTGTGTATTTTCTACGGGTGTACATGCGCGGGTTGGTTAACGTGTCTCTCTTCGTATATATGCGTGCTCTCGTGCAGTACGTGTACGCACACTGCATGCCATCGGAATTTACGAAAAAGCACGCGAACTCTGTTCTGCTACGACGCTGTTGgatgaggaaatcgagccacACAGTATTACACTCGCATGCTCATCGCTCCCCTCGTGGGTAACATCGACTATGAAACACCTACAGTGTTATTTCTTACATAGTGCTTCTGTGGAAACCGTTAGAATTTTTTCTCGCTGCTATTCTGACAGATCCTTTAAGAGTTGACGCTTTAAATCTAtgatgaaaaattttcaaaataaacggAATCTAGTGCTGTAAGCACGTCAACAATTGCTAAACGTATCAACGTTGACACCCTGGCAAAAACTGTGAATTTTGtttgttatatttgtattttttaacaaatcctGAATGTTTCGTATTTTAGGTGTTTTACATACCTTGTTGTACTTTAATCAATGTGAAAGGGTACTTTCAAGTATGTGCTAATATTATATTGCTGTAGAAAAGTAATAACATTTTTCCTTTTACAAATAGTTTTTGTAAACTTTTGAAGTTGGTATTATACTATAATATCAATGGTGTATTAAATATGAGTACTTTAAAATCGATGACACTGTaacattcatttttataatactttGCAATAATGAAAGTCTAAAACAATCACcatttaaaaatgtaaacacTGTAAATTACAAATCTTAATTAAGAAGGATTTGCGCTTTGTAAAAcatacaaatttaaaatagacattttaatgtaaaaaaaataaggTTCAATTTTTGTCAGTTTAGAATCAAGTAATTTAGTATTAAAGTCAGTGTCTTATTTTCTATGAAAATGATTTTATGTATTCATATTAGTACTTGTAAAGTATAATAGCTTTATAAGTTACAATATTTAtcattgataataataataattgcgtGTTTATGTTTGTTTACTAGTAAcattaattaatcgtttctataTTCTACTTTgcttttatattaattattaaattaattaagtaTAAATAATCAACTGTGTTAATTCAAaggaatttacaaattttttacacattATTTTTTACAATCATTTCAGGAACTGGAAACACTCATTTTAGTATACTTCaaggaagaaaaattaaaattccagACATACATAATTTATCAAATAATCATCAATTTTATCAGAATACTCAGAGTATTAGTGAACAAAGCGTAAATATTCCAGATTTGCATTATGGTGTGACTTGTAAAAACACATGGGCTATTCCCAGCAATGGTAAACATCATCTTTGACATCTTTTTCACTTAggaattataaaaaagaaaattaaataaatgtttatttgttttcttaatgatataaattaaaattttgttagtcatttgatttattaaattaaaaacttattTAAACAAATGGTATTGGATGTGTGATACGatacttaaaatttttaattataaaataaagtagttataattataattatagtttccaattacaattttcacttGCAGGGTCATTCATACTTGGAGTTGCGCCAAAATGGGCGCTATCAAATAATTTCATGCAGTGGGATTATATACAAGAGTTGGTAGCACATGGTGGTATGCCAAATATACATGGTTTATGTCAGAAGgaggaaaatattattataggtGTGTCAGACATAAACTCAACATATGTTAATCAATTCATAAACTTCTTACAACCAACAAACAACAAAAACATAGTAAATTCTGATATACAGAAGGGAACGCTTGATAAATGCTTATCAGAATTTTCAGAACACAAGTTTAAGAATCACAAGGAAAGTTATAGTACCTGTCAGAGTGGCAATAGTGAAATAAAAACAGTTAATTTACTGAATACTAAGAAAGCAACAGTTTCCTATCAGCTTTGCAACGACAAAAGTGAAAAGTTATCTAAGACAAAAACAGAAATTTATCATCATAATAAAAGTCTTTATTATTTGTCGGAACATCTAAACACTACACAGAATATTGCACAGTACAAAGCTTTATCAGACATTTTGGGACAGTGTAAAAATACTTATAACCTTCTTTGTGCTTCTGAAGAAGATGAACcacttaatttaataaaaaacttAGAAAACGGTAAAGACTGTTATAACACACAAAGTGAAGATAAGAAAAAACTGTGCAATTTCTCAGACACAAAAGCATCTTTAAAGGACTGTGCCATTTTAAATCAaacaaataatttctataaCACAGAAACCTGTTATTCTACAAAGTACAAGGAAATAGATTACggtatattaaaattttcagattTAGAAAATTTATCTCATAATTTGGAAATTGAGAATACGTTGCTTAAAACTTCAAAACATAAATTATGTACAAATTGTGAGGTAAACTCAAGCAGTGAATCAGATAGATACTTGAAGGGAGAAAGTTCTTTtgctcttaataaatatttaaattataaaatttcattgctTTTAtgtgagaaaaaaaatacagatttttCTTTTACACATTTATCATTGAATATTAAAGACACTAATTTTAAAAGTGAATCTTCTACAGAGGAATATACAAATAAGACAAAGAACATCTATTTTGCAACTGATTGCAAACCAATATTAAGTAATTGGGAGGATTTCGAAATGTCAGGGCAGTATCCAGGTCATAGCCGACCTCCGGTTGGCACACCTCCACCACAGACAGTCTGGAATCATCTTACAATGACACAAGGTCAAGgtaatatcatttttaattttcatatatatgtatataaagttTGTTATATAATAGGCAtcatatattttcatattttagaaatactaatttttattctaataGTTTCAGGCTTGAATATTCATCCAACAGCACTGTCAGGTGCTGCCCTAAGTCCAGCTGGATTTTATACACATCCATCTATGGCAAGGGCATCTCATATAACATCACAGCTTACGCCCCAACTTGCGCATACTCAAGCACCTCCAACGTGGCATACACCAACTGTCCCATCAAAATCTGTTACTCCAGCCAATACACCAGGAAATCCTTTGTTTAGTTTACAAATGCTGGTAGATAATAGACAAAATCAAAGTCAGTATAGAAACTCACCAGGTTCACAAAGTACATTAGATTTATCTTCTACGTCTGAAATTATCCCTGAAAATTACTCTCGAATACCTCAAGATATTCCAATAAGTTTGACTGCAAGAAATGTAGATAAGAGTAGTAGAAATGGAAATATAATTTCTCCCCCAATACCTTTGAATGGAGAAACTTCATCAGATAGTGGAATTAGTTCATCAGTTCCAACGCCTAATTCTGTCAGTGAACCAGTTTCTCTCTCAACAAAAGAAGTTACAACACCTAAAATAACAGTAAAAAACTTTGAAAGCAATTTAAAAGGTGTGGCAAATCTTCATGATAAGATTAAGGAAATCAATGTAGATAATTTTACGCAAAAGGTTATAAATTTACCACCTAGCGTAACAATTGAAAGGGTAGTTCCAGATAAAAAAGAACCTGAGGttacaaaaaataaagatacattAAGTGTTATTGCGCAAATGCCAAGAAATGTTCTACCTGTTATTGTAAATCTTACCTCTAAAGTGGAAAAAGATGTGACAGATAGTCCAAGAAGAGAATCATCTTCGGAACGAGATCGAAAAGTTGAAGAGACAAATGTAAGATCAcctaaaaatttaccaaaaagaGGTAAAAAGGGTGTTGACTCTCTTTTAGAGAAATTAGAAGGTGGAAATAAAAAACTTGGAAGTGCTGAAAATATTGGATCTGTTATTGTGATGCCGGTAGAAGAAAAGGATACATCCAGTGTTAAAAGTATGTCCCCAGATAGACAAAAATCGAAATCCCCGAATAGAGAAGATGAGGTAGTATCTCCAGCATTTAGTAATGACGATTCTAATGATAACACTAAACAACGCaggaaaagaaaattagaaaaacctGTACGACTTAGTAAAGATTCCAAAACGGAAGTAGAAGATATGGAATTAGAGCCTACAGAACCAACAGAACCTAGAACAAGTGAACCAATACCAGAGGAAGCAACAAGTGCAACTTCAGTTGTAAAATTAGAAGACAATAGTGAGACTGTGGCACAGAGAATACCTGGAAAAGTAGAAGAGAGCATAGAAGAAAGAAGTGAAGAGAATCAACCAATTAGAAGGCGGAGAAGTAGTGAAAGTACACCTCCTAGTTCAACTCCTTCAAATCAGAGGGTCCGAAGAAAATCCAGTGATGATGCCACAGAATTTTCAAAAGTAACAAGTCCAAAAGgtgtaaataatacaaatcCATTTAATGAAGTTGAATCAGAACTTGAAAAGATGTTTGCTGGTATTGTTGAGACAGAGACAGATGTCAAAAAGGAAGAATCAAAAACAGAACTTACAGAACCTGAGCTTCAAGCTGGCAGCACAACAAAAGCTGAAAATTTAGGGAATAGTATTCTGCATACAAAAGTATCACAAAATATAAATCCTACCGACGTTTCATCTACAGTAGATACAAAATTATCtgggaaaaaaggaaagaaaaccaAAGTTCAAGGAGGTAAACGAAAAATATCTAGATCTTCCGAAAATATTTTCGGAACTATAGGTAATGACATACCTCAAAAGGAAATCAAAAAAAGGAGAATGTCTAAAAGTTCAAAAAAacaaaacgtttcgaaaaaaacaaagaaaaatacgaaaatagaTGGATTAAGAGAAATGGCATATGATTCTGGATCAAATGCAAGTTCTATTAGATCTCGTGGACCAGTAGTTCATGTTGAAGGTCCAAGGGACAGTCCACTAAGCATTCAGGTAGTTAATGCACCaagagaagaggaagaagaaaaaagtaaagaaaaacggaaaaatgtTGGAAA
This window of the Ptiloglossa arizonensis isolate GNS036 chromosome 5, iyPtiAriz1_principal, whole genome shotgun sequence genome carries:
- the LOC143146711 gene encoding uncharacterized protein LOC143146711 isoform X5 produces the protein MQWDYIQELVAHGGMPNIHGLCQKEENIIIGVSDINSTYVNQFINFLQPTNNKNIVNSDIQKGTLDKCLSEFSEHKFKNHKESYSTCQSGNSEIKTVNLLNTKKATVSYQLCNDKSEKLSKTKTEIYHHNKSLYYLSEHLNTTQNIAQYKALSDILGQCKNTYNLLCASEEDEPLNLIKNLENGKDCYNTQSEDKKKLCNFSDTKASLKDCAILNQTNNFYNTETCYSTKYKEIDYEEYTNKTKNIYFATDCKPILSNWEDFEMSGQYPGHSRPPVGTPPPQTVWNHLTMTQGQVSGLNIHPTALSGAALSPAGFYTHPSMARASHITSQLTPQLAHTQAPPTWHTPTVPSKSVTPANTPGNPLFSLQMLVDNRQNQSQYRNSPGSQSTLDLSSTSEIIPENYSRIPQDIPISLTARNVDKSSRNGNIISPPIPLNGETSSDSGISSSVPTPNSVSEPVSLSTKEVTTPKITVKNFESNLKGVANLHDKIKEINVDNFTQKVINLPPSVTIERVVPDKKEPEVTKNKDTLSVIAQMPRNVLPVIVNLTSKVEKDVTDSPRRESSSERDRKVEETNVRSPKNLPKRGKKGVDSLLEKLEGGNKKLGSAENIGSVIVMPVEEKDTSSVKSMSPDRQKSKSPNREDEVVSPAFSNDDSNDNTKQRRKRKLEKPVRLSKDSKTEVEDMELEPTEPTEPRTSEPIPEEATSATSVVKLEDNSETVAQRIPGKVEESIEERSEENQPIRRRRSSESTPPSSTPSNQRVRRKSSDDATEFSKVTSPKGVNNTNPFNEVESELEKMFAGIVETETDVKKEESKTELTEPELQAGSTTKAENLGNSILHTKVSQNINPTDVSSTVDTKLSGKKGKKTKVQGGKRKISRSSENIFGTIGNDIPQKEIKKRRMSKSSKKQNVSKKTKKNTKIDGLREMAYDSGSNASSIRSRGPVVHVEGPRDSPLSIQVVNAPREEEEEKSKEKRKNVGNGSAGRSKRLSHQNDLDYRGKVSRAGLFSSTLSSRYDAHTTDSTWVCVFCKQGPHSIIPGDPSRPHPNLAGPHIAPGTYTVPAGVLSDLFGPYLIGKERLEDGILSADEQEITIEQKKGGKNKRSLRYAGLADQFTAKMGKKKRNSVESNSNAIFTGMTVLPGEEQRWEVWLHEQCAVWAAGVYMAGGRVTGLQEAVWDAAKSICDSCGLTGANIGCVKRGCKAVTHYPCALTKGWHLDTNQYIPKCNLHRVT
- the LOC143146711 gene encoding uncharacterized protein LOC143146711 isoform X4, with product MLIAPLVGTGNTHFSILQGRKIKIPDIHNLSNNHQFYQNTQSISEQSVNIPDLHYGVTCKNTWAIPSNGSFILGVAPKWALSNNFMQWDYIQELVAHGGMPNIHGLCQKEENIIIGVSDINSTYVNQFINFLQPTNNKNIVNSDIQKGTLDKCLSEFSEHKFKNHKESYSTCQSGNSEIKTVNLLNTKKATVSYQLCNDKSEKLSKTKTEIYHHNKSLYYLSEHLNTTQNIAQYKALSDILGQCKNTYNLLCASEEDEPLNLIKNLENGKDCYNTQSEDKKKLCNFSDTKASLKDCAILNQTNNFYNTETCYSTKYKEIDYEEYTNKTKNIYFATDCKPILSNWEDFEMSGQYPGHSRPPVGTPPPQTVWNHLTMTQGQVSGLNIHPTALSGAALSPAGFYTHPSMARASHITSQLTPQLAHTQAPPTWHTPTVPSKSVTPANTPGNPLFSLQMLVDNRQNQSQYRNSPGSQSTLDLSSTSEIIPENYSRIPQDIPISLTARNVDKSSRNGNIISPPIPLNGETSSDSGISSSVPTPNSVSEPVSLSTKEVTTPKITVKNFESNLKGVANLHDKIKEINVDNFTQKVINLPPSVTIERVVPDKKEPEVTKNKDTLSVIAQMPRNVLPVIVNLTSKVEKDVTDSPRRESSSERDRKVEETNVRSPKNLPKRGKKGVDSLLEKLEGGNKKLGSAENIGSVIVMPVEEKDTSSVKSMSPDRQKSKSPNREDEVVSPAFSNDDSNDNTKQRRKRKLEKPVRLSKDSKTEVEDMELEPTEPTEPRTSEPIPEEATSATSVVKLEDNSETVAQRIPGKVEESIEERSEENQPIRRRRSSESTPPSSTPSNQRVRRKSSDDATEFSKVTSPKGVNNTNPFNEVESELEKMFAGIVETETDVKKEESKTELTEPELQAGSTTKAENLGNSILHTKVSQNINPTDVSSTVDTKLSGKKGKKTKVQGGKRKISRSSENIFGTIGNDIPQKEIKKRRMSKSSKKQNVSKKTKKNTKIDGLREMAYDSGSNASSIRSRGPVVHVEGPRDSPLSIQVVNAPREEEEEKSKEKRKNVGNGSAGRSKRLSHQNDLDYRGKVSRAGLFSSTLSSRYDAHTTDSTWVCVFCKQGPHSIIPGDPSRPHPNLAGPHIAPGTYTVPAGVLSDLFGPYLIGKERLEDGILSADEQEITIEQKKGGKNKRSLRYAGLADQFTAKMGKKKRNSVESNSNAIFTGMTVLPGEEQRWEVWLHEQCAVWAAGVYMAGGRVTGLQEAVWDAAKSICDSCGLTGANIGCVKRGCKAVTHYPCALTKGWHLDTNQYIPKCNLHRVT